One window from the genome of Leucobacter aridicollis encodes:
- a CDS encoding carbohydrate ABC transporter permease → MTTLQARQRSRRSFAKMEARQALGFASPALVGLALFTIVPVVLSVVMSFFNWPTFGERTFIGIGNYARLFEDPAFMPALRNTLVYTVLYVPASVILSLLLAVALGPRIRGRGALRVLFFIPVVTPMVANVLVWKMLLQPQGLFNGLAQTWFGLELPNFLADKNWAMIMVVVMSVWQGLGYNMLIFSAALEQLPESVMEAARIDGAKGFRLLWSVTIPMISPSIFFATIMTMITSLQVFVQPQMLTGGGPGNATAPLVMWIYNQGFKYQELGLAAAGAWILFALIIIITAVQFRLQKKWVHYEH, encoded by the coding sequence ATGACCACATTGCAGGCGCGCCAGCGCAGCCGTCGGTCGTTCGCCAAGATGGAGGCGCGCCAGGCGCTGGGCTTTGCAAGCCCGGCCCTGGTGGGCCTCGCCCTGTTTACGATCGTTCCGGTTGTCTTGTCCGTAGTGATGAGCTTCTTCAACTGGCCGACGTTTGGCGAACGCACCTTCATCGGGATCGGGAATTACGCCCGTCTCTTCGAGGATCCGGCATTCATGCCCGCGCTTCGAAACACACTCGTGTACACGGTGCTTTACGTGCCTGCAAGCGTGATTCTCTCGCTGCTGCTCGCAGTCGCTCTCGGCCCGAGGATTCGTGGCCGCGGCGCGCTGCGGGTGCTCTTCTTCATCCCTGTCGTCACCCCGATGGTCGCGAACGTGCTCGTGTGGAAGATGCTCCTGCAGCCGCAGGGCCTCTTTAACGGGCTCGCGCAGACATGGTTCGGCCTCGAGCTGCCGAACTTCCTCGCAGACAAGAACTGGGCGATGATTATGGTCGTCGTCATGAGCGTCTGGCAGGGCCTCGGCTACAACATGCTCATCTTCTCGGCGGCGCTTGAGCAGCTCCCCGAGAGCGTGATGGAGGCAGCCCGCATCGATGGCGCGAAGGGCTTCCGCCTGCTCTGGAGCGTGACGATCCCCATGATCTCCCCGTCGATCTTCTTCGCAACGATCATGACGATGATCACGTCGCTGCAAGTCTTCGTGCAGCCGCAAATGCTCACGGGCGGCGGGCCAGGCAACGCCACCGCCCCTCTCGTCATGTGGATCTACAACCAGGGATTCAAGTACCAGGAACTCGGCCTCGCCGCCGCCGGTGCGTGGATTCTGTTCGCGCTGATCATCATCATCACCGCGGTCCAGTTCCGACTGCAGAAGAAGTGGGTGCACTATGAGCACTGA
- a CDS encoding ABC transporter substrate-binding protein, with translation MKKINLVPLVAMTVGAAAVLTGCSGSGSAPKDDNTIVVDMWAGSEDDTTALNEQLKIAQEQNPDLKIELRTAPWGDFFTKLTTNMASGNMACVTGMNSGMLSSYTDGFVKLTDEDLKTAGLSKDDFAPGATEILENKGNMYGLPFDVSTMVTYYNEDQLTAAGADLPKAGWSFEDFEATAKKATAGGKYGFGIGMGDFQWQALPIAKSGTQPVTEDGELQIGDSAFTDAAEWYASLVTEQKVAAPVASASDGGWGENQFTGENAAMAVDGTWNAVGYLTNDAGFKAGLAPLPTGANGNLSLVLGSGFGIAETCENKEAALKVMGSLLSKDAQDYVASSGRSYPARAESQPLYFESLDEAYRDDVQAVFDEAFKDVEGQRVSDNWAKVGTFVQPELVSVYNGQADMRTVLETAQKQFSN, from the coding sequence ATGAAGAAGATTAACCTGGTGCCACTCGTCGCCATGACCGTGGGAGCGGCCGCAGTGCTCACAGGCTGCAGCGGCAGCGGATCAGCACCCAAGGACGACAACACGATCGTCGTCGACATGTGGGCTGGCTCGGAAGATGACACGACCGCGCTCAACGAGCAGCTCAAGATCGCTCAGGAGCAGAACCCTGATCTGAAGATTGAGCTTCGCACCGCGCCGTGGGGCGACTTCTTCACGAAGCTCACCACCAACATGGCATCGGGCAACATGGCCTGCGTCACCGGCATGAACAGCGGCATGCTCTCCAGCTACACCGACGGCTTCGTGAAGCTCACTGACGAGGATTTGAAGACCGCCGGCCTGAGCAAGGATGACTTCGCGCCGGGCGCGACCGAGATCCTCGAGAACAAGGGCAACATGTACGGCCTGCCGTTCGACGTCTCCACCATGGTCACGTACTACAACGAGGATCAGCTGACGGCCGCGGGCGCTGATCTGCCGAAGGCCGGCTGGAGCTTCGAGGACTTCGAGGCCACCGCCAAGAAGGCGACCGCTGGCGGCAAGTACGGCTTCGGCATCGGCATGGGTGACTTCCAATGGCAGGCGCTCCCGATCGCGAAGTCGGGTACCCAGCCCGTCACCGAGGACGGCGAGCTGCAGATCGGCGACTCGGCATTCACCGATGCTGCCGAGTGGTACGCGTCGCTCGTCACCGAGCAGAAGGTCGCGGCACCCGTCGCATCGGCATCCGACGGCGGCTGGGGCGAGAACCAGTTCACCGGCGAGAACGCAGCGATGGCCGTCGACGGCACCTGGAACGCAGTTGGCTACCTCACCAACGACGCAGGCTTCAAGGCGGGCCTCGCTCCGCTACCTACGGGCGCAAACGGCAACCTCAGCCTCGTGCTTGGCTCGGGCTTCGGCATTGCCGAGACCTGCGAAAACAAGGAAGCGGCGCTCAAGGTCATGGGCTCGCTGCTCAGCAAGGATGCACAGGATTACGTTGCATCGTCGGGCCGCAGCTACCCGGCACGCGCCGAGAGCCAGCCGCTCTACTTCGAGTCGCTCGATGAGGCGTACCGTGACGACGTGCAGGCAGTCTTCGATGAGGCGTTCAAGGACGTTGAGGGACAGCGCGTCTCAGACAACTGGGCAAAGGTCGGCACCTTCGTGCAGCCCGAACTCGTGAGCGTCTACAACGGTCAGGCCGACATGCGCACCGTGCTCGAGACTGCTCAGAAGCAGTTCAGCAACTGA
- a CDS encoding ROK family transcriptional regulator, producing the protein MPLSPNPLDDQNRRIVELVAGGQAASRSELAKILDVAVSTVSLRVQTLIDADVLREDGHGNSSGGRRPRRLRVNVAEARILAAELGGGHARIGLLDLTGKLYASETIQINIAAGPEETLKKVAAGCRALAGDTEIRAVGIALPGPVRPQTGSVDQPSRMPGWQGYRVRERLTELLGVPAVVDNDANLMALGEHHRRLSPAEDSITVKAGTAIGSGIIVQGAIHRGATAAAGDITHTQIDPTLNEPCSCGNRGCLETVASGASLVRQMGELGHQVPDAAAVLALARDGDPTATTLIRTAGTHLGQALSGVVNFFNPHAVFLTGSLSASEPFIAAVRSRVYEACHPLATQTLLIEAAASGQDAALYGAARIALDAVDLTA; encoded by the coding sequence GTGCCACTCTCCCCGAACCCCCTCGATGACCAGAATCGTCGGATCGTCGAGCTTGTCGCCGGCGGGCAGGCGGCTTCGCGCAGCGAGCTTGCCAAGATCCTCGACGTCGCCGTCTCGACAGTTTCCCTGCGCGTGCAGACGCTCATCGACGCCGATGTACTACGCGAGGACGGCCACGGCAATTCGAGCGGGGGCAGGCGGCCGCGCCGGCTGCGCGTGAATGTCGCGGAGGCCCGGATCCTTGCCGCCGAGCTCGGCGGCGGCCACGCCCGCATCGGCCTCCTCGACCTCACGGGCAAACTTTACGCGTCCGAGACAATCCAGATCAACATCGCCGCCGGCCCGGAAGAGACCCTGAAGAAGGTCGCAGCGGGCTGCCGAGCACTCGCAGGTGACACCGAGATCCGTGCAGTCGGAATCGCTCTTCCAGGGCCCGTGCGGCCCCAAACCGGCAGCGTCGATCAGCCGTCACGCATGCCCGGCTGGCAGGGGTACAGGGTGCGCGAGCGACTCACCGAGCTCCTCGGGGTCCCGGCTGTTGTCGACAACGACGCGAACCTCATGGCACTCGGAGAGCACCACAGGCGGCTCTCCCCTGCCGAGGACAGCATCACAGTCAAGGCAGGCACCGCGATCGGTAGTGGAATTATCGTGCAGGGCGCGATCCACCGCGGCGCGACAGCCGCGGCCGGCGATATCACGCATACGCAGATCGACCCGACGCTCAACGAGCCCTGCTCCTGCGGAAACCGCGGCTGCCTCGAGACGGTCGCAAGCGGCGCAAGCCTCGTGCGGCAAATGGGCGAGCTTGGTCATCAGGTGCCAGACGCAGCTGCTGTCCTCGCACTCGCGCGAGATGGCGACCCGACCGCGACGACGCTCATCCGCACCGCGGGAACCCATCTCGGCCAGGCACTCTCTGGCGTCGTGAACTTCTTCAACCCGCACGCGGTGTTCCTCACCGGGAGCCTGAGCGCGAGCGAGCCGTTCATCGCCGCAGTACGCAGTCGCGTCTACGAGGCCTGCCACCCGCTCGCGACGCAGACGCTACTCATCGAGGCTGCCGCGTCCGGGCAAGACGCGGCACTGTACGGTGCGGCACGAATTGCGCTCGACGCCGTCGACCTCACCGCGTAG
- a CDS encoding alpha-L-fucosidase, with protein sequence MSSQPEHQWFDEARLGMFVHFGAYSVAARHEWVQNYERLTDAEYLPYVENFDPDRFDAGEIARQAQQLGAGYVVLTTKHHEGFALWNSRQSDFTAHAVCGRDLVREHVDALRAAGLRVGLYFSLIDWHHPDFLVDWVHPRRDDENAHELNAGRDMGRYRAFMHAQLRELLTEYGQIDYMFFDFSYPEHKDGWDGKGPADWDSEAMLAMCRELQPNMLVNDRLGIPGDFYTPEQYQPTEPVRRGGELVRWEACQTINGSWGYHRDNLDQKSAPLLAQMLTDSVSMGGNMLLNIGPDGRGAISPRDRAVLETLGEWTALHRDAIVGAGHAGFAPPREGTYTRRGDRLYLHMASWPLGYVHLPGLAGKVRFTRLLNDGSWLRTSESDPSSEGSQMEAAGQPAGTLTVHLPVQRPDVLMPVIELRLVDGA encoded by the coding sequence ATGTCTTCACAGCCTGAGCATCAGTGGTTTGACGAGGCGCGCCTCGGCATGTTTGTGCACTTCGGGGCGTACAGCGTCGCCGCCCGCCACGAGTGGGTGCAGAACTACGAGCGTCTCACTGACGCCGAGTACCTGCCATACGTCGAGAACTTCGATCCGGATCGCTTCGACGCCGGTGAGATCGCGCGCCAGGCACAGCAACTCGGCGCAGGCTACGTAGTGTTGACCACGAAGCACCACGAGGGCTTCGCGCTGTGGAACTCGCGCCAGTCGGATTTCACCGCACACGCAGTTTGCGGGCGAGACCTTGTGCGCGAGCACGTTGACGCGCTTCGCGCGGCGGGGCTTCGTGTTGGCTTGTACTTCTCGCTTATTGACTGGCACCACCCCGACTTCCTCGTCGACTGGGTACATCCACGTCGCGACGACGAGAACGCCCACGAGCTCAATGCAGGCCGAGATATGGGGCGCTACCGCGCCTTCATGCACGCGCAACTGCGCGAGCTGCTGACCGAGTACGGGCAGATCGACTACATGTTCTTCGATTTCAGCTACCCGGAGCACAAGGACGGGTGGGACGGCAAGGGGCCCGCCGACTGGGACTCTGAGGCGATGCTCGCGATGTGCCGCGAGCTCCAGCCGAACATGCTCGTGAACGACCGCCTCGGAATTCCCGGCGACTTCTACACGCCCGAGCAGTACCAGCCGACTGAGCCCGTGCGTCGCGGTGGCGAGCTGGTGAGGTGGGAAGCGTGTCAGACGATCAATGGATCGTGGGGGTACCATCGCGACAACCTTGACCAGAAGTCAGCGCCACTGCTTGCGCAGATGCTCACCGACTCGGTCTCGATGGGCGGGAACATGCTGTTGAACATCGGGCCAGACGGGCGCGGTGCGATCTCACCCCGAGACCGAGCCGTGCTCGAGACGCTCGGTGAGTGGACCGCCCTTCACCGCGACGCGATTGTGGGCGCCGGCCACGCCGGATTCGCGCCGCCTCGCGAGGGCACCTACACCCGCCGTGGCGACCGGCTCTATCTGCACATGGCCAGCTGGCCGCTCGGGTACGTGCACCTGCCTGGCCTCGCGGGCAAAGTGAGGTTTACTCGCCTGTTGAACGACGGCTCCTGGTTGCGCACGTCGGAGAGCGACCCGAGCTCGGAGGGTTCGCAGATGGAGGCAGCCGGGCAGCCTGCGGGCACGCTCACCGTGCACCTGCCAGTGCAGCGCCCTGACGTGCTCATGCCCGTCATCGAGCTACGCCTCGTCGATGGGGCCTAA
- a CDS encoding chorismate mutase, with protein MTSPTPEERLGRLRSSIDNIDAALVHMLAERFRCTQEVGQLKAEHAMPPADPAREARQIARLRSLAEDANLDPEFAEKWFNFVVAEVIQHHTAIAADSRDEA; from the coding sequence ATGACGAGCCCCACTCCTGAGGAGCGCCTCGGGCGACTCCGTTCGAGCATCGATAACATCGACGCCGCCCTCGTGCACATGCTCGCGGAGCGGTTTCGGTGCACGCAGGAGGTCGGCCAGTTGAAGGCTGAGCACGCGATGCCTCCCGCTGACCCCGCCCGCGAGGCGCGGCAGATCGCTAGGTTGCGGAGCCTCGCAGAGGACGCGAACCTCGACCCTGAGTTCGCCGAGAAGTGGTTCAACTTTGTTGTTGCCGAGGTGATCCAGCACCACACTGCTATCGCCGCCGACTCGCGCGACGAGGCATAG
- a CDS encoding adenylosuccinate synthase: MPAVLITGAQWGDEGKGRATDLLGSRVDYVVKFNGGNNAGHTVVIGDQKYALHLLPSGILTPGVVPVIANGVVVDLAVLKLELDALKERGVDVSKLKVSANAHVITEYHRTLDKVTERFLGKRQIGTTGRGIGPAYADKINRVGIRIQDIFDEGILRQKVEAALDFKNQVLVKIYNRRAIDADEVVNDLLAYRELLEPMVCDTGLLLHNALADDKTVLYEAGQATMLDIDHGTYPFVTSSNATSGGAATGSGVPPHKIDRIIAVIKAYTTRVGSGPFPTELFDEMGEFLQTKGGEFGVTTGRARRCGWYDAPMARYAARINGVTDFVLTKLDVLSGIKSIPVCVAYDVNGVRHDDMPVNQSDFHHAKPIYQEFPGWDEDISDCRSFEELPKNAQDYIRALEAMSGARFSAVGVGPEREQVVELHDLLS; the protein is encoded by the coding sequence ATGCCCGCTGTACTGATCACCGGTGCCCAATGGGGCGATGAGGGAAAGGGTCGCGCAACCGACCTGCTCGGGAGCCGCGTTGACTACGTCGTAAAGTTCAACGGCGGTAACAACGCCGGTCACACGGTTGTCATTGGCGACCAGAAATACGCGTTGCACCTGCTCCCATCGGGCATTCTGACACCGGGCGTCGTTCCGGTGATCGCTAACGGTGTTGTCGTTGACCTCGCGGTGCTCAAGCTTGAGCTCGACGCGCTCAAGGAGCGCGGCGTCGACGTCTCGAAGCTCAAGGTGAGCGCGAACGCGCACGTGATTACCGAGTACCACCGGACCCTCGACAAGGTCACCGAGCGTTTCCTCGGAAAGCGCCAGATTGGCACGACAGGTCGCGGCATCGGGCCTGCCTACGCAGACAAGATCAACCGCGTCGGCATCCGCATTCAAGACATCTTCGACGAGGGCATCCTTCGACAGAAGGTCGAAGCCGCGCTCGACTTCAAGAACCAGGTGCTCGTCAAGATTTACAACCGGCGTGCGATCGACGCCGACGAGGTTGTGAACGACCTGCTCGCGTACCGCGAGCTCCTCGAGCCGATGGTGTGCGACACCGGCCTGCTGCTGCACAACGCGCTCGCCGATGACAAGACAGTGCTGTACGAGGCTGGCCAGGCGACGATGCTCGACATCGATCACGGCACCTACCCGTTCGTCACCAGCTCGAACGCGACCTCCGGCGGTGCCGCGACGGGTTCGGGCGTTCCGCCGCACAAGATCGACCGCATCATCGCGGTTATCAAGGCGTACACGACCCGTGTCGGATCGGGGCCATTCCCGACCGAGCTATTCGACGAGATGGGCGAGTTCCTGCAGACCAAGGGCGGCGAGTTTGGCGTCACCACCGGTCGCGCGCGCCGGTGCGGCTGGTACGACGCTCCGATGGCACGCTACGCGGCCCGCATCAACGGCGTCACCGACTTCGTTCTCACGAAGCTCGATGTGCTCTCGGGCATTAAGTCGATTCCCGTGTGCGTGGCCTACGACGTGAACGGCGTTCGCCACGACGACATGCCCGTGAACCAGTCAGACTTCCACCACGCGAAGCCGATCTACCAGGAGTTCCCTGGCTGGGACGAGGACATCTCGGACTGCCGCTCGTTTGAGGAACTGCCGAAGAACGCGCAGGACTACATCCGCGCGCTCGAAGCGATGAGCGGCGCCAGGTTCTCGGCCGTCGGCGTTGGTCCGGAGCGCGAGCAGGTTGTCGAGCTGCACGACCTGCTGAGCTAA
- a CDS encoding Dps family protein: MQEARIPAAQGDMNRPSGVAQYLSPVVQDLVALHVNAKQAHWHVRGANFIGVHEFLDTVVANAQAGADEVAERIVALGLPVDSRIATVASRTTTPELSPGFQQSDVTVREMVAQLDATLATIYRAIEGLEEIDPVSQDIAIAIAQQLDKDRWFLHSHIAEA, from the coding sequence ATGCAAGAAGCCCGCATCCCGGCCGCGCAGGGCGACATGAACCGCCCGAGTGGGGTCGCGCAATACCTGAGCCCGGTCGTTCAGGATCTCGTCGCCCTCCACGTCAACGCCAAGCAGGCCCACTGGCACGTGCGCGGAGCGAACTTCATCGGGGTTCACGAGTTCCTCGACACCGTCGTCGCGAATGCCCAGGCTGGCGCTGACGAGGTTGCCGAGCGGATCGTCGCCCTCGGCCTTCCCGTCGACTCGCGCATCGCGACGGTCGCATCGCGTACGACGACTCCCGAGCTGTCGCCAGGTTTCCAGCAGTCTGACGTCACGGTGCGCGAAATGGTCGCCCAGCTCGACGCGACGCTCGCGACGATCTATCGCGCGATTGAGGGGCTTGAGGAGATTGACCCCGTGAGTCAGGACATCGCGATCGCGATCGCCCAGCAGCTCGATAAGGATCGCTGGTTCCTGCACTCCCACATCGCCGAAGCGTAG
- a CDS encoding epimerase — MARRRIVIGGASGFLGSRLRHELTQDGWEVVTIGRARADASWDDKAAILSLVDGADAVIGLAGKSVDCRYNDANRDEILRSRVDTTRALSEAIAASTAPPRVWLNSSTATIYRHAMDRPHTEANGELGAGFSVDVARNWEREFFAADLPGTRRVALRIAIAIGDGPATNTLFRLARLGVGGPQYDGPWFPHRRYRGIGPEPTEPTASWHRTRGRQRFSWVHIDDIVGAVRFALQSETLSGPVNVASPGPSDNRTVMRALRRTVGAWFGLPAFRWMLEPATWVLRTESEMVLKSRWVVPEKLLAAGYEFTWTEIEPALRDVWEGRRG; from the coding sequence ATGGCACGCAGACGCATCGTCATCGGAGGCGCATCAGGGTTTCTCGGGTCGAGGCTCCGTCACGAACTCACCCAAGACGGATGGGAGGTCGTAACAATCGGCAGGGCCAGGGCTGACGCGTCGTGGGACGACAAGGCCGCTATCCTCAGCCTCGTTGACGGGGCCGACGCAGTAATCGGACTCGCTGGCAAGAGCGTTGACTGCCGCTACAACGACGCGAACCGTGACGAGATCCTGCGTTCTCGCGTCGACACCACTCGCGCGCTGTCGGAAGCGATTGCGGCGAGCACCGCACCGCCCAGAGTGTGGTTGAACTCGAGCACGGCCACGATTTACAGGCACGCCATGGACCGCCCACACACCGAGGCGAACGGCGAACTTGGGGCGGGTTTCTCGGTCGACGTCGCGCGCAACTGGGAGCGGGAGTTCTTCGCCGCCGACCTGCCGGGTACCCGCCGCGTCGCCCTCAGGATCGCGATCGCCATCGGAGACGGCCCCGCCACGAACACGCTATTCAGGCTCGCCAGACTCGGCGTCGGCGGGCCACAGTACGACGGCCCGTGGTTCCCGCACCGCCGCTACCGGGGCATCGGCCCCGAGCCGACCGAGCCGACCGCGAGCTGGCACCGCACCCGCGGCCGACAGCGTTTCAGCTGGGTGCACATTGACGACATCGTTGGCGCGGTGCGCTTCGCGCTGCAGAGCGAAACCCTCAGCGGTCCAGTGAACGTAGCGTCGCCGGGCCCGAGCGACAACCGCACAGTCATGCGGGCGCTTCGGCGGACTGTCGGGGCGTGGTTCGGGCTGCCCGCATTCCGCTGGATGCTTGAGCCGGCGACGTGGGTGCTGCGCACCGAGTCTGAGATGGTGCTCAAGAGCCGCTGGGTTGTACCCGAGAAACTTCTCGCAGCGGGCTACGAGTTCACGTGGACCGAGATTGAGCCGGCTCTGCGCGACGTGTGGGAGGGGCGGCGGGGATAA
- a CDS encoding HNH endonuclease, protein MTERGIDSAQQPTPSPDAPSCGYGGGVQSRRKYPKTRSAATSARYAKRRKNRLARVDNDLTDDQWQTLLEAWGCCAYCQGDGAALQRDCVQPVSRGGRYTLGNVVPACASCNASKHNSEVTSWLRRKKLDERAFLLRHATILQQLLPDPEPDGRQLAEPEASALDTPPVALHDDVPPHPEHHA, encoded by the coding sequence GTGACAGAGCGCGGCATCGACAGTGCGCAGCAGCCGACACCAAGCCCGGACGCCCCAAGCTGCGGGTACGGTGGAGGGGTGCAGTCCCGTCGTAAGTACCCCAAGACGAGGTCGGCCGCGACGAGCGCCCGCTACGCGAAGCGGCGCAAGAATCGGCTCGCCCGCGTCGACAACGACCTCACTGACGATCAGTGGCAGACCCTGCTCGAGGCGTGGGGATGCTGCGCCTACTGCCAGGGCGACGGCGCCGCGCTGCAACGCGACTGCGTGCAGCCGGTCTCGCGCGGCGGCCGGTACACGCTCGGAAACGTCGTGCCAGCCTGCGCCTCGTGCAACGCAAGCAAGCACAACTCCGAGGTCACCAGCTGGCTCAGGCGCAAGAAGCTCGACGAACGAGCATTCCTGCTGCGGCACGCGACGATTCTGCAGCAGCTGCTCCCGGATCCTGAACCAGACGGCAGACAGCTGGCCGAGCCCGAGGCTAGTGCCCTCGACACGCCTCCCGTCGCATTGCACGACGACGTGCCACCCCACCCAGAGCACCACGCTTAG
- a CDS encoding DUF3151 domain-containing protein, producing MIGENLLGPEPTLLAPDADVTAALAAGADPEQVVRAHPDSPLAWAVLADRAAAADDEIGAYAFARVGYHRGLDSLRKAGWRGAGPVPWSHEPNRGVLRALYALRRGAAAIGETHEVERLTEFLNGADATAIDAIEAE from the coding sequence ATGATCGGTGAGAACCTCCTCGGCCCAGAACCCACACTGCTCGCTCCCGACGCGGACGTGACGGCCGCGCTCGCCGCCGGCGCAGACCCCGAACAGGTCGTGCGGGCGCACCCTGATTCCCCGCTCGCCTGGGCCGTGCTCGCAGACCGCGCGGCAGCGGCCGACGACGAGATCGGCGCGTACGCGTTCGCCCGCGTGGGGTATCACCGCGGCCTCGACTCGCTCCGCAAGGCTGGCTGGCGAGGCGCCGGGCCTGTACCGTGGTCGCACGAGCCCAACCGCGGAGTACTGCGGGCGCTCTACGCGCTGCGCCGAGGCGCCGCAGCGATCGGCGAGACGCACGAGGTCGAGCGCCTCACCGAGTTCTTGAACGGCGCGGACGCGACCGCGATCGACGCAATCGAGGCCGAATAG